A genomic region of Trifolium pratense cultivar HEN17-A07 linkage group LG3, ARS_RC_1.1, whole genome shotgun sequence contains the following coding sequences:
- the LOC123913189 gene encoding dirigent protein 2-like, which yields MTLLHSFILFLFSLTLISTNGEFSQQSNIMLPSQQQQTTEKIKHIHFYYHDIRGNKNPTMIQIVNAAENTKNGFGSIFMMDDAMTEGQELSSKQIGRAQGLFGLCTLQSIAECMLINLVFTDGEYGGSTLSMLGTNAITKQNRETCIVGGTGVFRFARGFAIANSVNSISTPEHYVVEYNVTVSYP from the coding sequence ATGACTCTTCTACATAGTTtcattctctttctcttctctctcacaCTCATTTCCACAAATGGAGAATTCTCACAACAATCCAACATCATGTTACcttcacaacaacaacaaacaacagAGAAAATAAAACATATCCATTTCTACTACCATGACATTAGAGGCAACAAAAACCCCACCATGATACAAATCGTTAACGCAGCGGAAAACACGAAAAATggatttggttcaatttttatgatGGATGATGCAATGACTGAAGGACAAGAGTTAAGTTCAAAACAAATTGGAAGAGCACAAGGGCTGTTTGGTCTTTGTACACTTCAAAGTATTGCAGAGTGTATGTtaataaatttagtttttactGATGGAGAATATGGTGGAAGTACTCTAAGTATGTTGGGAACAAATGCTATTACAAAACAAAATAGAGAAACTTGTATTGTTGGTGGAACTGGTGTTTTTAGATTTGCTAGAGGCTTTGCTATTGCTAATAGTGTTAACTCCATTTCTACCCCTGAACATTATGTTGTTGAGTATAATGTTACCGTTTCTTATCCCTAA
- the LOC123913190 gene encoding dirigent protein 21-like translates to MASTLRFFFLFTLTLIFAHFSTTNGSFSEQSNIMLPTNQQNTEKLTHLHFFYHDILEGKKPTVVQIIDPSNSANGFGATYMMDNLLTEEQELTSKKVGRAQGLFGLASLEDRGLVMLINLAFTEGEFAGSTLSMLGRNPVQDTVRELPIVGGTGVFRFARGYAIAKSIWEISTSEHFVVEYDVTVSHP, encoded by the coding sequence ATGGCTTCCACTCTTagattcttctttctcttcactCTCACTCTCATATTTGCTCATTTTTCCACTACCAATGGATCGTTCTCCGAACAATCCAACATCATGTTACCAACAAATCAACAAAACACTGAAAAATTAACTCATTTGCACTTTTTTTACCATGACATCCTAGAAGGAAAAAAACCAACGGTAGTACAAATTATAGATCCATCAAATTCAGCAAATGGGTTTGGAGCAACATATATGATGGACAACCTCTTAACTGAAGAACAAGAGTTAACCTCAAAAAAAGTTGGTAGAGCTCAAGGCTTGTTTGGTTTGGCATCTTTGGAAGATCGTGGATTGGTTATGTTAATTAATCTTGCTTTCACCGAAGGTGAATTTGCCGGTAGTACGCTTAGTATGCTCGGAAGGAATCCTGTTCAAGACACTGTCAGAGAACTTCCTATTGTCGGCGGCACCGGCGTGTTTAGGTTTGCTAGGGGATATGCCATTGCTAAGAGTATTTGGGAAATTTCAACATCTGAACATTTTGTTGTTGAGTATGATGTCACTGTTTCTCATCCATAG
- the LOC123913191 gene encoding RRP15-like protein: MAEEMQVVEPGRGLGKRKIGKNQSRKKSSKKQKVMQPPHGQKKVKINQKMKKLYNKRAREYNSDDDEDETTAPATTKTRGVASMKTRGVASITKKKHEEEDIESEELSEDEGEAGGQRTQKKNVTNKKVNFSEDEGEDDDDEIQPGITKFSEGCKAFKMAFKNIIKKSVSDDLLGPVLSAHKNLVIEKLAEEEAERKVKGEAKKEKLLIAEKGHVKPANYLDSHEKFLISVATKGVVKLFNAVNKAQVAQKGLDPSKNRDAKELKKRTKEAFYSELGKPAVGTSAKANASTSKGEDEQPSWAPLRDNYMLTNSRIKDWDKNMPDKNESDDMENISENSSSDED, from the exons ATGGCTGAAGAAATGCAAGTGGTTGAACCTGGAAGAGGTCTGGGGAAGAGGAAGATTGGTAAGAATCAAAGCCGTAAAAAGTCAAGTAAGAAACAAAAAGTTATGCAGCCACCTCATGGACAGAAGAAAGttaaaatcaaccaaaaaatGAAGAAACTTTACAACAAGAGAGCACGAGAATATAATTCTgacgatgatgaagatgagACAACTGCCCCTGCTACTACGAAGACTAGAGGGGTGGCATCTATGAAGACTAGAGGTGTAGCATCTATCACCAAAAAAAAGCATGAGGAGGAAGACATAGAAAGTGAAGAGCTGTCTGAAGATGAAGGAGAAGCAGGAGGACAAAGAACGCAGAAGAAAAATGTTACCAATAAGAAAGTTAATTTCTCTGAGGATGAAGGAGAAGACGATGATGATGAAATTCAGCCAGGAATTACTAAATTCTCCGAAGGCTGTAAAGCATTCAAGATGGCCTTCAAGAATATTATAAAGAAGAGTGTTTCTGATGACTTGTTG GGTCCAGTATTATCAGCACACAAGAATCTTGTTATAGAAAAGCTTGCGGAAGAGGAGGCAGAGCGCAAGGTTAAGGGAGAGGCAAAAAAGGAAAAGCTGCTG ATAGCTGAAAAGGGACATGTCAAGCCTGCTAATTATTTGGACTCACATGAAAAGTTTCTGATTAGTGTAGCGACAAAAGGAG TGGTCAAGTTGTTCAATGCT GTCAACAAGGCACAAGTTGCTCAGAAAGGGCTGGACCCCTCAAAGAATAGGGATGCAAAAG AGTTAAAAAAGCGCACTAAAGAAGCCTTCTATTCAGAATTAGGGAAGCCAGCAGTTGGCACCTCTGCAAAG GCCAATGCAAGCACAAGCAAGGGGGAAGATGAACAACCTTCTTGGGCTCCATTACGAGATAATTATATGCTGACAAATTCAAGAATAAAGGATTGGGACAAAAACATGCCA GATAAAAATGAATCAGATGACATGGAAAACATTTCTGAAAATAGCAGTTCCGATGAAGATTAA